GTAAATCAATTTGCCTTTAAGAGATATAGTGACTCAGATATTGTAAATTAAGATAACCAAGTATATATAGACACAAAATTTGATATTAATAGCCCTGAAAGAGATCTTAAAGTCTTCTGGCCCTGGCAACTAATTTACTCTAAATATTAGAGAAATCAGTCTTGTAGGTCTATTCAATGTGGTGAATGTGAGTAGGGGGTGGGCCAGAGAGTGTGAGAAGCACTGTTAATCAAGGGCGTCTGTTTTAACTTTAGGTTATTAAATATTACCTGGTAACTAGTCTCATTTATTAATAAGCAGATGCTGGGTAAACGTGAATATTTCCTATCCAGGAGTTCTCTCCACCACAAAATCTGAAGCCTTAATTTATGCATCAGTGGGTTGTATTCTGAAATGTACATTTTCCATACACTGATTCCAAGTTTCATAAAAGTAATTGTTTTAAGAACCTGTGGAGTTTTCCAAGGAATTCCTTAGATAACATATCATTGCTTTGCCGTGCACAAAGTAAAAGATCTCCTGGTCAAATCTATGCAGATAGCAGATATTTCTGAAGATTTTTAGTGAggatttacttttttatttttcagaaatcttTATTTGAAATATGGCTCAGAGTGACTTCCTCTTCCCAGAGAACCCAAGGAGGCGGCAGGAAGTAAATCGTCTTCACCAGCAGCTCCTTGACTGCTTATCTGACAGCTTCCATGCCACCAATAAACTTACTGGGGTTCTAAATAAGCACTTGGGGTGCAGACTGGCCTCCATTGAGATGAAAAGAGATGGAACCATCAAAGAAAACTGTGATATCATCATCCAAGCCATGACGAAAATTCAAAAGGAATTGCAAAAGGTTGATGAAGCACTAAAAGATAAACTAGAGCCAACCCTTTATAGAAAACTTCAGGATATTAAGGAAAGGGAGACAGAGAAAATTGCAATAGTGCAAAAAGTTATTTCAGTCATCCTGGGAGAAGCCACTTCTGCAGCCAGTGCACTGGCTGTTAAACTCGTGGGCTCCAATGTCACAACTGGCATAATTAACAAGTTGGTCACTGTGCTAGCTCAAATTGGTGCCTCTCTCCTTGGTAGCATTGGAGTTGCTGTTCTTGGCCTTGGCATAGATATGATCTTCCGTGCCATCCTGGGAGCAGTggagaaaacacagcttcaaacaGCCATCAGAAGTTATGAAAAGCATCTGATGGAGTTCAAATCAGCTTCCGAAAAATATCACCATGCTATCACTGAGGTCACCGACACAGTGGAGCGCCAAATGAAATGATCAGGCATTCTATTTCTCACCGGAATATTTTTTTTGCTTCCCCCTCAATAACGGTGTTTAGTTTCCCTGATTAGGTTCATTTTCCATACATTTCCAAAAGGGGTACAAAGAGAGTAAATAGTTTGGAAAGTGGGGATCAGAGATGCTAAAACTAAAtgacagttttttgttgttgttgtttttattaacaATGAATGCCTGGGTCAGCTGGTCCTAGATTCTTCAAAGTAAAAGATTATGTAAAACCTTGCTCTACTTAATTAACATTGGGGTAAATACTATTGCAGAGCAGCAGGAGTAGGGTTACCCTTTCCTTTTCTAATTCCCAGTCAAAATTCTTTAAATTTACATTGACTGCAGAGATTCTCATTTCTATCATTAGCTTCAGCCATCATTTAGTTCTAAGGGGACATACTTAGTCACTTCTGCCTAGACACAAGCTCTGGGCCTTCAAAAGGAGTCGAAAAACTACCACATTTTCAATCATCAGATCAAATCCAATTTTCTAGAAACTGGAAGAGACTGAAAAACGGTTTGCACCAATTTGCTTCAATGATGAAAAGAAGCAATTGTTCTATAATTGTCTAATTACACACTGTAATCTGGATGGACTAAAAATATaaagttgaaagtaaaaaagataaaGGTCTGTTTCTATCATTGCAGTCAACTTGTGGTGTAGTGATTTAGTATTCCACAAGTAAATGTTTGAACCCTTtggaacataaaaacaaaaacaaacaaacaaaaactccagCTGAACACGAATGAAATGCATTTAGGATGCAGGAGAGGCAGTCCCTACTCTTTAAGAAACTGTCATTTATGGGAAAAGTCATCCTTTATTACCTATGAGTTTtcagataaagagaaaatgtcattttcaatACTAGCAGAAAGTAGGCAGCTGCCTTTGCTACATGGAGCTTTCAGTGGCCCATTCCATTAACCTAATTTCAGGAAAATTCAGAGGCTATGGAGGCCTAATGATAAGCTGAATCGCTGTGCAGATTCAAGTGCTTTCTAAACCCTTCACCAACTAGTAACTCCCCATTGAAACTTTCAGATtctatttaagaaaattaatatgctGCTGTGAGAATGTAGTATTTGATTCTTGCCCCAAAGTACAagaagtattttgaaatttaaaatgctCAGCATATCTGAAGAGTTAAAATGTTAGATGGAGGACTTTAATTTTTCAAACacacttttcattttctctttctttccatcaCTGCTTTTTTTTAGTTCGTTGCAAACTTAACAACCTGGCTCACCTTCAAAActgaatcttattttttttttatcattacctGCTTTATAAGCTTTAACCTACAAGGTCTTGTTACTGTTCTTTCAGGGACTCAAAATTCAGCCCAAAACCAAATCAAATAATTTACTAAGACAAAGATTAGTTTAAGAAAGGGCCTATCTTATATCCGTTAAGTGCACATTTGAATATTCTGCTAAAAATTAATAGCAACATCAATATTCTGAAGTATTTATAATTGATAGAATTGACCCAAATCTAACTTGTTTTCTTATAGGGGAAACGCAGTTTAAGATTATTAAGTACACaagcaaaattttttaaataattaaacttaCCTTCAAGGGGAAAAGAGAAGGGCGGAGTTTTTAGGATagtaagaaggaaaagaaaggaagaaaatgaccAAGTTTGGTGATAGTGAATAATCCCAAACGTATAAGTGACATCATAGAGGGCTTTTGGGTGGTGAAACCAGTCGGGAAAGGAGCAGTAAAAATTAACTTCGCCACTAATAAATTTACAACTGACTGCACATGTATCCTTCActtcctcttcaaaaaaactaATCCTGTAGATTACCATTCTGGGACCCTAACACGGGCACTAATTTGcgcagtggtgtgtgtgtgtgtccataaACCATCGCTAAACTCCGGGATGGATCAGGCGCCCACATGGGACAACCTGACACAGCGGCAAATGCTATTTGGCAACTCGTTTTCAAGCAGAGTTGCTCACGAAGCCAAAAACGGGGAGGCATAAATAAGGGAAAAAAGTCCCTTCCTTAAATATACGAGTCTCAGACAGCGCAATAATTAGTGCCTCCGCAAATTAGGTCAGGATGCCCCCGACCCGAGGGGAAGGACGGGTTTTCCGTCAACCAATCAGATATCTGCCTCGATTCCCTTTTATTATTCCTATAGGACTTGGGAAGTGTCATTCGACTAGGAGTCTTCGTACTGATAAAGGGGGCGGGCTCTTAGCAGACAACCAATCAATTCAGTATTGTATTGGAGCGGAAGAGACCTGGTCCTGGTGATCTTGGAGATTCTGGATGGTCCCAGGACCGAGAAACGCTAAGAAACCGTCGACCGGAAGACACAGGAAGTGACGTAAGGATGGCGGAGGGGCGCGAGGTTTCAAGATGGCGGTGGCTGAGTGGCTGACTGAGGGACCCGTCTGAAGACCCCTGCGAAGTAAAAGAGGCCAGGAATCTCCTACATCCCACTTCTCGCAGTCCCGGGAGCTCAGCCGAAGTGTGCGTACGCAGATAGTTCCTCTCCGTTTCTTCGTCTCTCCCGTCCTTTTCAGGGGCCCGCGCGGTTGCCTCGGGAACTCCCTCAGCCCTGCTTTTCCTTTGCCTTGGTTGGGGTCTCGGGTCGCAAACTGGGGGATCCCCCGGCCTGAGAAGGCTCGGTTTCCAGCGCTTAAGAGGTAGATTTCTACCCAGGTCGGTTAGGGCCGCCTCCTGTGCACGTTGACCGGTTGCCCTAGGTTTGACGTCGTCTTGCACCTCGAGTCAGGATCAACTGTCGTTATGGTTTCGGCGGTTGGTTCTGGTGTTACCTTCTTTGGCGGACCTGGACCCTGTCCCGTTGGAGGCTTTTTGGTGTTTAAAGTTACCCACTGTTTTGTGGCGTGATTACTAGCGGCCTCTGTTTTTAGACGAAAAACTAGTTTGTGCAGACGCAGCCTCACTGTATTTTGTGAAGATTCACTGTAATTCGTGTCTGTTTTATGTTTTACTTGTGGGAGAGGAGGGTCCAAACATGAGCCTGATGATAATTGAGAGAAGAAAGCGAAAGAGATACAGGCCACCGGGGATATGAGAGCTTACATTTGCACTCATTTTGCTGGTTCCCTCGCCCGtgggattgtttttgtttttttctgaggaAATAACACTGACACGCTAAATTCATTGCCTCTAAAACAGCTCTGAAGCATCTAGCAGAAATCAGGTCAATTGAACATTTGCTGGAAGAGGTATTTACTGTAATCAACTGTGATCTGACAAAGTCTTCATAAAGGGGGAGAGAATATAATTCTATATATAATCTACAAAAAAATTTACCTCATAATGTTCCCTTTGACTCTCTTTAAAAAAGTGCCTATTTTCTAATGAGAGGAAATTTATCAACCCTTATCATTGGAAACAGAGTTTCAAAAAGTTAGACCTCATTcatttgaaattatataatatgGTGTTAGCTTAACAAAGTTTTGGCTTACAAAATATTTCCCCTCAAACACAATTATAACATTTAGGTACTTTAATAAATACAAATCAGGAATCAAGTAGTACTAGTACCACTAGTGAGGAAAATATGTATCAATAAGAATTGAAGTTTATGAAAGATCCCTTATATAATAGTAGTGATAttgagtattttcatttttagctATGTTTTAAACTCTTGAGAATCAAGAGCTATATATGAGttagaaataaatttgaattaaatatacttttaaattgaTGAGTTTTTACTG
Above is a window of Choloepus didactylus isolate mChoDid1 chromosome 8, mChoDid1.pri, whole genome shotgun sequence DNA encoding:
- the SMCO3 gene encoding single-pass membrane and coiled-coil domain-containing protein 3; this encodes MAQSDFLFPENPRRRQEVNRLHQQLLDCLSDSFHATNKLTGVLNKHLGCRLASIEMKRDGTIKENCDIIIQAMTKIQKELQKVDEALKDKLEPTLYRKLQDIKERETEKIAIVQKVISVILGEATSAASALAVKLVGSNVTTGIINKLVTVLAQIGASLLGSIGVAVLGLGIDMIFRAILGAVEKTQLQTAIRSYEKHLMEFKSASEKYHHAITEVTDTVERQMK